The sequence below is a genomic window from Streptomyces sp. NBC_00582.
TCCTCCGGCCACGCTGACGGCCAGCGGCACCCCCAGGGCGAGCAGCACGGCCGCCATCAGGACGATGAGCAGCGGCAGCAGACGAGTGCGCAACGGTCCCCGCTACCCGGCCGGGGCGACGAGCCGGTAGCCGACGCCGCGTACGGTCTCGATCAGGGCGGGCATGCGCAGCTTGGCGCGCAGTGAGGCCACGTGCACCTCCAGGGTGCGTCCGGTCCCCTCCCAGCTCGTGCGCCATACCTCGCTGATGATCTGTTCCCGCCGGAACACGACCCCCGGCCGCTGGGCGAGCAGGGCGAGCAGATCGAACTCCTTGCGGGTGAGCTGGACGACCGTGCCGTCGACCGTGACACGTCGCGTGGGCAGTTCGATCTGCACGGCGCCGAGCCGCAGCGCGTCCTCGCCGCCCGCGCCGGCTTCCTCGTGGACGGTGCGCCGGCTGACGGCGTGGATGCGGGCGAGCAGCTCTCCGGTGTCGTACGGCTTCACCACGTAGTCGTCGGCGCCCAGGTTGAGGCCGTGGATGCGGGAGCGCACGTCGGAACGGGCCGTCACCATGATCACGGGGGTGGCGGTGCGCTTGCGGATCTTTCCGCAGACCTCGTAGCCGTCCTGGTCGGGCAGGCCGAGGTCGAGCAGGACGACCCCGAAGCCGGGGCCTTCGGGAACGAGCGCCTGGAGCGCCTCCTCGCCGTTGCGGGCGTGCGTGACGTCGAAACCGTGCCGCTTGAGGACCGCGGACAGTGCGGCGGCGACATGGTTGTCGTCCTCGACGAGGAGCAGTCTCATCCCGGCCCCCTCCGATTCATCGGCCGTTTGGTCTGTTTGGGTATAAAACGCGAGCCGCACGCGCGTGCGCACCATGCAGTCACGCTGATGGACGAGGACGCCGTCAAGTGGGTTCCGGTTGCGCGGGACTTCCGTTATCCGCCCGATACGCGCGCAGGTCACAAGTGCTACAACACGTGTCCGATTGCTATCGGATCGTGATGCTCAGATTCCCCTCAGATGTAATGACGCTGGTCGCGGCCGGTTACTACTGTCCTCCGAAACCGACGTGGACGGAGCCTGAGAGCGATGACCGAAGTATCGGTGACCAAGCAAGACGCGGTCCCGCCCGGCGGCGATCTCGTCGTCCTGAGCAGCGTCAACAAGCACTTCGGCGCGTTGCACGTGCTCCAGGACATCGATCTGACGATCACCCGCGGTGAGGTCGTCGTGGTCATCGGGCCCTCCGGGTCCGGGAAGTCGACCCTGTGCCGCACCATCAACCGCCTCGAGACGATCGACGGCGGCACCATCACGATCGACGGGAAGCCGCTGCCCCAGGAGGGCAAGGAGCTGGCCCGGCTGCGCGCCGACGTCGGCATGGTCTTCCAGTCGTTCAATCTGTTCGCGCACAAGACCGTGCTCGAGAACGTGATGCTGGGCCAGATCAAGGTCCGCAAGGCAGACAAGAAGCAGGCCGAGGACAAGGCCCGCGCCCTGCTGGACCGCGTCGGAGTGGGTACTCAGGCCGACAAGTACCCCGCCCAGCTCTCGGGCGGTCAGCAGCAGCGCGTCGCCATCGCCCGGGCACTGGCCATGGACCCGAAGGTCATGCTCTTCGACGAGCCGACCTCGGCCCTCGACCCGGAGATGATCAACGAGGTCCTCGAGGTCATGCAGCAGCTCGCCCGGGAGGGCATGACCATGATCGTCGTCACCCACGAGATGGGCTTCGCACGATCGGCCGCGAACCGTGTGGTCTTCATGGCCGACGGCCGGATCGTCGAGGAGGCCGCGCCCGACCAGTTCTTCAGCAACCCGCGCAGTGACCGTGCCAAGGACTTCCTGTCGAAGATCCTGCACCACTGAATCGCCGGATCCGCACCGCCCTCAGCCCTTCATTCATTACTCCCCAAGGAAGTAGCCATGAAGCTTCGCAAGGTCACCGCCGCCTCGGCCGCCGTTCTCGCGCTCGCGCTGTCCGCCACCGCGTGCGGCGGTGACAGCAAGGACGAGGGCAGCAGCAGCTCCAGCGGGGGCGGCGGCGGCACGATCAAGATCGGCATCAAGTACGACCAGCCCGGTCTCGGCCTGAAGAAGCCCGACGGATCCTTCGCCGGCTTCGACGTGGACGTGGCCACCTACGTCGCCAAGCAGCTCGGCTACGCGCCGGACAAGATCGAGTTCGTCGAGACCAAGAGCGCCGACCGCGAGAACGCCCTCGCGCGCGGTGACGTCAAGTTCATCGCCGCGACCTACTCGATCACGGACGAGCGCAAGCAGAAGGTCGACTTCGCCGGCCCGTACCTGCTGGCCCACCAGGACCTGCTGGTCAAGGCGGACTCGGACATCTCCAAGGGTACGGACCTCAACGGCAAGAACCTGTGTTCCGTGACCGGGTCGACCTCGGCGCAGAACGTGCAGAAGACGATCGCGCCGAAGGCCAACCTGAAGGAGGTCAGCGGCTACTCGGAGTGCATCTCCGGTCTCCAGAGCGGCGCCGTGGACGCGGTGACCACCGACGACTCGATCCTCGCCGGCTTCGCCGCCCAGGACCAGTACAAGGGCAAGT
It includes:
- a CDS encoding response regulator transcription factor; translated protein: MRLLLVEDDNHVAAALSAVLKRHGFDVTHARNGEEALQALVPEGPGFGVVLLDLGLPDQDGYEVCGKIRKRTATPVIMVTARSDVRSRIHGLNLGADDYVVKPYDTGELLARIHAVSRRTVHEEAGAGGEDALRLGAVQIELPTRRVTVDGTVVQLTRKEFDLLALLAQRPGVVFRREQIISEVWRTSWEGTGRTLEVHVASLRAKLRMPALIETVRGVGYRLVAPAG
- a CDS encoding amino acid ABC transporter ATP-binding protein; protein product: MTEVSVTKQDAVPPGGDLVVLSSVNKHFGALHVLQDIDLTITRGEVVVVIGPSGSGKSTLCRTINRLETIDGGTITIDGKPLPQEGKELARLRADVGMVFQSFNLFAHKTVLENVMLGQIKVRKADKKQAEDKARALLDRVGVGTQADKYPAQLSGGQQQRVAIARALAMDPKVMLFDEPTSALDPEMINEVLEVMQQLAREGMTMIVVTHEMGFARSAANRVVFMADGRIVEEAAPDQFFSNPRSDRAKDFLSKILHH
- a CDS encoding glutamate ABC transporter substrate-binding protein, giving the protein MKLRKVTAASAAVLALALSATACGGDSKDEGSSSSSGGGGGTIKIGIKYDQPGLGLKKPDGSFAGFDVDVATYVAKQLGYAPDKIEFVETKSADRENALARGDVKFIAATYSITDERKQKVDFAGPYLLAHQDLLVKADSDISKGTDLNGKNLCSVTGSTSAQNVQKTIAPKANLKEVSGYSECISGLQSGAVDAVTTDDSILAGFAAQDQYKGKFKLAGLKLSNENYGIGVKKGDTATVDKINKALEQMVSDGSWQKAVDANFGPANYKNEPAPKIGVIVPNAG